From one Phocaeicola salanitronis DSM 18170 genomic stretch:
- the xylA gene encoding xylose isomerase: MATKEYFPGIGKIKFEGVESKNPLAFRYYDPERVVMGKKMKDWLKFSMAWWHTLCAEGGDQFGGGTKQFPWKGNPDKVQAAKDKVDAGFEFMQKVGIEYYCFHDVDLCDEADTIEEYEANLKEVVAYLKQKQAETGIKLLWGTANVFGHARYMNGAATNPDFDVVARAAVQIKNAIDATIELGGTNYVFWGGREGYMSLLNTDQKREKEHLAQMLTIARDYARAKGFTGTFLVEPKPMEPTKHQYDVDTETVIGFLKAHNLDKDFKVNIEVNHATLAGHTFEHELCVAVDNGMLGSIDANRGDYQNGWDTDQFPIDNYELTQAMIQVIRNGGFGNGGTNFDAKTRRNSTDLEDIFIAHIAGMDVMARALLSAAKMLEESPYKKMLADRYASFDAGKGKEFEEGKLTLEDVVAYAKTVGEPKQTSGKQELYEAILNMYC, encoded by the coding sequence ATGGCAACAAAAGAGTATTTTCCTGGTATTGGTAAAATCAAGTTCGAAGGTGTAGAAAGCAAGAACCCGTTGGCTTTCCGTTATTATGATCCTGAAAGAGTGGTAATGGGTAAGAAGATGAAAGACTGGTTGAAGTTTTCTATGGCGTGGTGGCACACACTTTGCGCAGAAGGTGGCGACCAGTTCGGTGGCGGTACAAAACAATTCCCGTGGAAAGGAAATCCTGATAAGGTACAGGCCGCTAAAGACAAGGTTGATGCAGGATTTGAATTCATGCAGAAAGTGGGTATCGAGTACTATTGCTTCCACGATGTAGACCTTTGCGATGAAGCGGATACCATCGAAGAATATGAAGCAAACCTGAAAGAAGTGGTGGCTTATCTGAAGCAGAAACAAGCAGAAACAGGCATCAAGCTGTTGTGGGGTACGGCTAACGTATTCGGTCATGCACGTTATATGAACGGTGCAGCTACCAATCCCGACTTTGATGTAGTGGCACGTGCAGCCGTTCAAATCAAGAACGCTATCGATGCGACCATCGAACTGGGCGGTACCAACTATGTGTTCTGGGGCGGACGTGAAGGCTATATGTCATTGCTGAACACCGACCAGAAACGTGAAAAAGAACACTTGGCGCAAATGCTGACTATCGCTCGCGACTATGCACGTGCCAAAGGCTTTACAGGTACCTTCTTGGTAGAGCCGAAACCGATGGAACCGACCAAACACCAATATGATGTAGATACCGAAACCGTTATCGGCTTCCTGAAAGCTCATAATCTGGACAAGGACTTCAAGGTGAACATCGAAGTGAACCACGCTACTTTGGCAGGCCATACCTTCGAACACGAATTGTGCGTAGCCGTAGACAACGGCATGTTGGGCTCTATCGACGCCAACCGCGGTGACTATCAGAACGGATGGGATACAGACCAGTTCCCGATTGACAATTACGAACTGACTCAGGCGATGATACAGGTTATCCGCAACGGCGGATTCGGCAATGGCGGTACGAACTTCGATGCCAAGACCCGTCGTAACTCTACCGACTTGGAAGACATCTTCATTGCACATATCGCAGGTATGGATGTAATGGCACGTGCCTTGCTGAGTGCAGCCAAGATGCTGGAAGAGTCTCCGTACAAGAAGATGCTGGCAGACCGTTACGCTTCGTTCGATGCCGGAAAAGGTAAGGAATTCGAAGAAGGCAAGCTGACACTGGAAGACGTGGTTGCATACGCCAAGACCGTAGGCGAACCGAAACAGACCAGCGGCAAGCAGGAACTGTATGAAGCCATCCTGAACATGTACTGCTAA
- a CDS encoding glycoside hydrolase family 88/105 protein: MLRNTALTALLCIGSIAAAQESNQPVNDSNTPLHLLKPAYQKGYGVVTAEEVKQDMDRILHYLENNTPTRVVDSRTGSVITDYAKIDEHSQLERGAFRLASYEWGVTYSAMLSAFDATGDEAYRNYAYNRFNFLAEVAPHFRKLADEGKDIDPQMRQILMPHALDDAGAVCASMIKAKLKDPGLKTDALIDNYFDFIINKEYRLSDGTFARLRPYKNSLWLDDMFMGIPSVALMGSYDKSKSQTYYEEAVKQVLQFANRMFVPEKGLFRHGWVESMADHPAFHWGRANGWAILTMCEVLDVLPEDFAGRDKIINLLRAHVRGLAACQGKNGFWHQLLDRNDSYEETSATALYVYCMAHAINKGWIDAMAYGPVVTLGWHAVSSAINDKGQVEGVCVGTGMGFDPAFYYYRPVNVYAAHGYGPALWAGAEMIKLIRQQHIRSNDSAVLFYRTPQQTTEPIFSEE, encoded by the coding sequence ATGTTACGAAACACCGCACTAACGGCATTGCTTTGTATAGGAAGCATAGCCGCAGCACAAGAGAGCAATCAACCCGTCAATGACTCGAACACGCCCCTTCATCTGCTGAAGCCCGCCTATCAGAAAGGATACGGTGTAGTGACCGCCGAGGAAGTGAAACAAGACATGGACCGTATCTTGCATTATTTGGAAAACAATACACCCACACGGGTTGTAGACAGCCGGACGGGTAGTGTTATTACGGATTATGCCAAGATAGACGAACACTCACAATTAGAACGGGGAGCCTTCCGTCTGGCAAGTTACGAATGGGGAGTGACCTACTCTGCCATGCTTTCCGCATTCGACGCTACGGGCGACGAAGCTTACCGGAATTATGCCTACAACCGCTTCAACTTCCTTGCCGAAGTGGCTCCTCACTTCCGCAAACTGGCAGATGAAGGCAAAGACATCGACCCTCAGATGCGCCAGATACTGATGCCTCATGCACTCGATGACGCCGGAGCCGTATGCGCTTCGATGATTAAAGCCAAGCTGAAAGACCCCGGACTGAAAACGGATGCCCTCATCGACAATTATTTTGATTTTATCATCAACAAAGAATACCGCCTTTCCGACGGAACATTCGCCCGCCTTCGCCCCTACAAGAACAGCCTGTGGCTGGACGATATGTTTATGGGAATCCCTTCCGTTGCACTGATGGGAAGCTACGACAAAAGCAAAAGCCAAACCTATTACGAAGAGGCCGTCAAGCAAGTCCTTCAGTTTGCAAACCGCATGTTTGTGCCTGAAAAAGGCTTGTTCCGTCACGGCTGGGTAGAAAGCATGGCCGATCATCCGGCATTCCATTGGGGACGTGCCAACGGTTGGGCAATCCTCACCATGTGCGAAGTGCTCGATGTATTGCCTGAAGATTTTGCCGGACGTGACAAAATCATCAACCTGCTTCGTGCTCATGTGCGCGGGTTGGCAGCATGCCAAGGCAAGAACGGCTTCTGGCACCAGCTGCTTGACCGGAATGATTCGTATGAAGAGACATCTGCTACAGCCCTGTACGTCTATTGCATGGCACATGCCATCAACAAGGGCTGGATTGATGCAATGGCATACGGACCGGTAGTCACCCTCGGCTGGCACGCCGTATCTTCGGCAATTAACGACAAAGGACAAGTAGAAGGAGTCTGTGTAGGCACCGGCATGGGATTCGACCCCGCTTTCTATTATTACCGCCCGGTCAACGTCTATGCCGCCCACGGATACGGTCCGGCACTTTGGGCAGGAGCCGAAATGATTAAGCTCATCCGCCAGCAGCACATTCGTTCAAACGACAGTGCCGTACTGTTCTACCGCACGCCTCAACAGACTACAGAACCTATCTTTAGCGAAGAATAA
- the xylE gene encoding D-xylose transporter XylE has protein sequence MDYTEKGSKAYLFSIVLVAVIGGLLFGYDTAVISGAEKGLQAFFMGATDFSYTDAVHGITSSSALIGCIIGSAVSGFFASHYGRKKTLFIAGLLFLIAALGTYDPEFLFFEHGKPTFPLLIAFNIYRIIGGIGVGLASAICPMYIAEIAPSNIRGTLVSWNQFAIISGQLIVYIVNFLILGDNVNPVIKMVEGVNQILNPGEAAWTIETGWRLMFLSAGVPAAIFSFLVLLVPETPRYLAMCGKDEKALQVLARINGLTQAKSILADIKATAEEKTEKLFTYGWLVIFVGIMLSVFQQAVGINAVLYFAPRIFETMGMSSPMVQTVFMGIVNLLFTLLAVFTVERLGRRPLLITGSIGMAIGAFGVACCNLVSGLPPILSVVSIMVYSASFMFSWGPICWVLIAEIFPNTIRGAAVAIAVAFQWIFNFIVSSTFLPMYNMSAGDMGEKFGHMFAYGLYGIICILAALFVWKLVPETKGKTLEDMSNLWKSKK, from the coding sequence ATGGATTATACAGAAAAAGGCAGTAAAGCCTATCTCTTTTCGATTGTACTGGTGGCGGTAATCGGCGGACTGCTCTTCGGGTATGATACGGCTGTTATTTCCGGAGCGGAAAAAGGGCTTCAGGCTTTCTTCATGGGGGCGACCGATTTCTCTTATACCGATGCGGTACATGGCATTACTTCTTCCAGTGCTTTAATCGGATGCATTATCGGAAGTGCCGTTTCCGGTTTTTTTGCTTCGCATTACGGACGTAAGAAAACCTTATTTATCGCAGGATTGTTGTTCTTGATTGCAGCATTGGGAACATACGACCCTGAATTCCTTTTCTTTGAACACGGGAAACCGACTTTCCCGTTGCTTATCGCTTTCAACATTTACCGTATTATTGGCGGAATCGGTGTCGGTCTGGCTTCGGCTATTTGCCCGATGTATATTGCGGAGATAGCTCCGAGCAATATCCGCGGCACGTTGGTTTCGTGGAACCAGTTTGCTATTATCTCCGGTCAGTTGATTGTATATATCGTTAATTTCCTGATTTTGGGCGATAATGTCAATCCGGTGATAAAGATGGTAGAAGGTGTGAATCAGATTTTGAATCCGGGCGAAGCAGCATGGACCATTGAAACCGGATGGAGGCTGATGTTCCTGAGCGCAGGTGTTCCTGCCGCAATTTTCTCATTCTTGGTTTTGCTGGTTCCTGAAACGCCCCGTTATTTGGCGATGTGCGGGAAAGACGAGAAAGCCTTGCAGGTGCTTGCCCGCATCAATGGCTTGACACAGGCGAAGTCTATTTTGGCAGATATCAAAGCGACGGCTGAAGAGAAAACCGAAAAGCTTTTCACTTACGGCTGGCTCGTTATATTCGTAGGCATTATGTTGAGCGTGTTCCAGCAGGCGGTGGGTATCAATGCCGTGCTTTATTTCGCGCCTCGCATTTTTGAAACGATGGGCATGAGCAGCCCGATGGTCCAGACGGTGTTTATGGGCATTGTCAACCTGTTGTTTACCTTGCTTGCCGTATTTACGGTAGAGCGTTTGGGACGCCGTCCGTTGCTGATTACAGGCTCTATCGGTATGGCAATCGGCGCTTTCGGGGTAGCTTGCTGCAATTTGGTTTCAGGTCTTCCTCCCATTCTGTCTGTTGTCAGCATCATGGTGTATAGTGCTTCCTTCATGTTCAGCTGGGGGCCGATTTGCTGGGTGTTGATAGCCGAGATATTCCCCAATACCATCCGTGGGGCAGCTGTAGCGATAGCTGTGGCGTTCCAATGGATATTCAACTTCATCGTATCGTCTACCTTCTTGCCGATGTATAACATGAGTGCGGGAGATATGGGCGAGAAGTTCGGTCACATGTTTGCATACGGTCTGTATGGCATCATTTGCATTCTGGCTGCTCTGTTCGTATGGAAACTGGTGCCCGAAACCAAGGGAAAGACGCTGGAAGATATGAGCAACTTGTGGAAAAGCAAGAAATGA
- a CDS encoding DUF368 domain-containing protein, whose protein sequence is MKRKMKDYALLTLKGICMGAADVVPGVSGGTIAFIVGIYDELIDSIKSINRESLKMFFTGKWKTFWRMINGNFLFSLLLGIGISIFSLAKLITWLLVAYPILVWAFFFGLVLASTWFVGKDIKEWNWKTLTGFVLGAAIAYYITVATPAETPSNLLFIFLCGAIAICAMILPGISGSFILVLLGKYFFVMEAVKTFNLKIILVFAAGAFLGITSFSRVLSYALKHFRNITLAVLTGFMLGSLNKVWPWKETVKTFVDSHGVTKPLIEVNAMPDQYILEAALLALAGFFLVYVLEKLSSRKSAG, encoded by the coding sequence ATGAAACGTAAAATGAAAGATTATGCCCTGTTGACATTGAAGGGCATATGTATGGGGGCAGCCGATGTCGTTCCCGGAGTATCGGGCGGTACGATTGCTTTTATTGTAGGAATATACGATGAACTCATTGATTCCATCAAAAGCATCAACCGTGAGAGTCTGAAGATGTTCTTCACGGGCAAATGGAAGACATTTTGGCGGATGATTAACGGGAATTTCCTGTTTTCTCTTTTATTGGGCATCGGTATCAGTATTTTTTCGTTGGCGAAGCTGATTACGTGGCTCTTGGTTGCTTATCCGATATTGGTATGGGCGTTCTTCTTCGGGCTGGTGCTGGCGTCTACGTGGTTTGTGGGCAAGGATATTAAGGAATGGAACTGGAAAACCCTTACCGGATTTGTGCTGGGGGCTGCAATTGCCTATTATATTACGGTGGCTACACCTGCCGAAACACCTTCCAATCTGTTGTTCATTTTCTTATGCGGAGCGATAGCCATTTGCGCCATGATTCTTCCCGGCATTTCGGGTAGTTTCATTTTGGTGTTGCTGGGCAAATATTTTTTCGTGATGGAAGCCGTAAAGACATTCAATCTGAAGATAATCCTTGTTTTTGCTGCCGGTGCATTCTTGGGTATCACCAGTTTTTCGCGTGTATTGTCGTATGCCTTGAAGCATTTCCGTAACATCACGCTGGCGGTGCTCACCGGTTTTATGTTGGGCTCGCTTAATAAAGTGTGGCCCTGGAAAGAAACGGTAAAGACTTTTGTCGACAGCCACGGGGTTACCAAACCCTTGATTGAGGTGAATGCAATGCCTGACCAGTATATTCTCGAAGCTGCACTACTGGCTCTTGCAGGCTTCTTTTTGGTTTATGTGCTCGAGAAACTTTCTTCCCGAAAAAGTGCCGGATAA
- a CDS encoding rhamnogalacturonan lyase codes for MKTQRKGLLLLALCSIASMGLAQPRYDFTRLQQEKLGRGVVAVRQNPNQVAVSWRYLSSDPMQTTFNLYRNGTKIASVPAGTGTFYTDTYTGTQPAEYTVRPVVDGKESEGGTYTLPAHAPSGYIDIPLDKPADGTTPAGDTYSYTPNDASIGDVDGDGNYEIILKWDPSNAHDNAHDGYTGNVYFDCYRLTGEKLWRIDLGRNIRAGAHYTQFMVFDLDGDGRAEVVMKTSDGTVDGKGKVIGNANADYREKGDPNAPRGGDFSPNDPRSKMNAGAPPRNQGRILTGNEYLTVFNGLTGEAMQTIDYIPPRGDLQDWGDTRANRSDRFLACIAYLDGIHPSVVMCRGYYTRATLAAFDWNGKELTPHWFFDSYQPEWEAYSGQGNHNLRVADVDGDGCDEIIYGSCTIDHDGKGLYSTGMGHGDALHLTQFDPSKPDLQVWACHENHKDGSSFRDARTGKVLFQVPDKSDVGRCMAADIDPTNYGVEMWSLASQGIRNIKGEIVANEVEGLSYNMAVWWDGDLLRELLDKNRISKYDWENKRCDVIATFEGCDSNNGTKSVPALQGDITGDWREEVLLRTNDNRSLRLYVTTIPTVYRFHTFLEDPAYRISMATENVAYNQPTQPGFYIGPDLKGTFRGYTFNE; via the coding sequence ATGAAAACACAACGAAAAGGATTGCTGCTGCTTGCTTTATGCAGCATTGCTTCCATGGGGCTTGCGCAGCCCCGTTATGACTTTACCCGCCTCCAGCAGGAAAAACTGGGACGGGGTGTAGTAGCTGTCCGGCAAAACCCGAACCAAGTAGCCGTATCGTGGCGCTATCTTTCGTCCGACCCGATGCAGACCACGTTCAACCTCTATCGGAACGGGACTAAAATCGCCAGCGTGCCCGCCGGAACGGGAACATTTTATACAGATACTTATACCGGAACGCAGCCTGCCGAATATACGGTAAGACCCGTTGTAGACGGAAAAGAAAGCGAAGGAGGCACTTATACCCTGCCTGCCCATGCGCCTTCGGGTTACATAGACATTCCATTGGATAAGCCAGCCGACGGAACAACTCCTGCCGGAGATACCTATTCGTATACGCCCAATGATGCTTCTATCGGCGATGTAGACGGAGACGGCAACTACGAAATCATCTTGAAATGGGATCCTTCGAACGCTCACGACAATGCCCACGACGGCTATACAGGCAATGTCTATTTCGATTGCTACCGCCTCACGGGCGAAAAGCTATGGCGTATTGACCTCGGCCGGAACATCCGTGCCGGCGCGCACTATACCCAATTCATGGTATTCGACTTGGACGGAGACGGACGTGCCGAAGTGGTGATGAAGACTTCTGACGGTACCGTAGACGGCAAAGGGAAAGTTATCGGAAACGCCAATGCCGACTATCGGGAAAAAGGCGACCCCAATGCACCGCGCGGAGGAGACTTTTCCCCCAATGACCCGCGAAGCAAAATGAACGCCGGAGCACCTCCACGCAATCAGGGAAGAATCCTGACCGGAAACGAATACCTGACCGTATTCAACGGGCTGACCGGTGAAGCCATGCAAACCATCGATTACATTCCTCCACGTGGAGACCTGCAAGACTGGGGCGATACCCGTGCCAACCGGAGCGACCGTTTCCTGGCATGCATCGCTTACCTGGACGGCATTCATCCCAGTGTAGTGATGTGCCGGGGATATTACACACGTGCCACGCTTGCCGCATTCGACTGGAACGGAAAAGAGCTGACCCCGCATTGGTTCTTTGACAGCTACCAGCCCGAATGGGAAGCGTATTCCGGTCAGGGAAACCACAACCTGCGTGTAGCCGATGTAGACGGAGACGGATGCGATGAAATCATCTACGGTTCCTGCACCATCGACCATGACGGCAAAGGACTTTACTCTACCGGCATGGGACACGGCGATGCACTTCACCTCACCCAGTTCGACCCTTCCAAACCCGACTTGCAAGTATGGGCATGCCACGAAAATCATAAAGACGGTTCCAGCTTCCGCGATGCACGGACGGGCAAAGTCCTGTTCCAAGTTCCCGACAAATCAGACGTAGGACGTTGCATGGCTGCGGATATCGACCCAACCAACTATGGCGTGGAAATGTGGTCGCTGGCTTCGCAAGGCATCCGTAACATCAAGGGAGAAATCGTTGCCAACGAAGTGGAAGGACTGAGCTACAACATGGCTGTATGGTGGGACGGCGACCTGCTCCGGGAGTTATTGGATAAAAACCGGATAAGCAAATACGATTGGGAAAACAAGCGTTGCGATGTGATTGCCACGTTCGAAGGATGCGATTCGAACAACGGCACGAAATCAGTTCCTGCCTTGCAAGGCGACATCACCGGAGACTGGCGCGAAGAAGTGTTGCTCCGCACGAATGACAACCGTTCGCTCCGGCTTTACGTAACCACGATTCCTACCGTCTACCGTTTCCATACATTCTTGGAAGACCCGGCATACCGCATCAGCATGGCTACGGAAAACGTGGCTTACAACCAACCCACACAACCCGGATTCTATATCGGTCCCGACCTGAAAGGAACTTTCCGGGGATATACATTCAATGAATAA
- a CDS encoding xylulokinase, whose translation MYLLGYDIGSSSVKASLVNAGTGKCVASAFYPKTEAEIIAVHPGWAEQKPEMWWANLKLATEAIMNESGAKKEEIAAIGISYQMHGLVCVDKEQRVLRPAIIWCDSRAVPYGEKAFQTLGEEKCLSHLLNSPGNFTASKLAWVRENEPEVFSRIYKVMLPGDYIAMKLTGEICTTVSGLSEGMFWDFQANDVAQFLLDYYGIDRSLIADIRPTFSEQGRVNAVAAAELGLKEGTPVTYRAGDQPNNALSLNVFNPGEIASTAGTSGVVYGVNGSVNYDPKSRVNTFAHVNHTADQTRLGVLLCINGTGILNSWIKRTVVPEGVSYAEMNDLADQAPIGAGGISILPFGNGAERMLQNKEAGCSIHGVNFNLHTRNHLIRAAQEGIVFSFKYGIDIMKGMGMDVRKIHAGHANMFLSPIFRNTLAGVTGAVIELYDTDGSVGAAKGAGMGAGIYKDNNEAFATLDKLAVIEPAEADKAAYEDAYQRWLEWMHKVGF comes from the coding sequence GTGAACGCCGGGACAGGTAAATGTGTGGCTTCGGCTTTCTATCCCAAGACGGAAGCCGAAATTATCGCCGTTCATCCGGGCTGGGCTGAACAGAAGCCGGAAATGTGGTGGGCAAACTTGAAGTTGGCTACGGAAGCTATCATGAACGAAAGCGGGGCAAAGAAAGAAGAGATTGCCGCCATCGGCATTTCTTACCAGATGCACGGGCTGGTATGCGTAGACAAAGAGCAGCGTGTGCTTCGTCCGGCTATCATTTGGTGCGATTCGCGTGCTGTCCCATACGGTGAGAAAGCTTTTCAGACATTGGGCGAAGAGAAGTGTCTTTCGCATTTGCTGAACTCTCCGGGTAACTTTACGGCTTCCAAGCTGGCATGGGTGAGAGAGAATGAACCCGAGGTCTTCAGCCGTATCTATAAGGTGATGCTTCCGGGCGATTACATTGCCATGAAGCTGACCGGTGAAATCTGTACAACGGTTTCGGGACTTTCGGAAGGGATGTTTTGGGATTTCCAGGCAAACGATGTCGCTCAGTTCTTGCTTGATTATTATGGCATCGACCGCTCGCTGATAGCCGACATCCGTCCTACCTTCTCCGAGCAGGGGAGGGTGAATGCGGTTGCCGCCGCTGAATTGGGATTGAAGGAAGGCACTCCGGTGACTTACCGTGCAGGTGACCAGCCGAACAATGCCCTTTCATTGAATGTGTTCAATCCGGGCGAGATTGCTTCTACCGCCGGCACATCAGGTGTGGTGTATGGCGTGAACGGTTCGGTAAATTACGATCCAAAGTCGCGCGTCAATACGTTTGCCCATGTGAACCATACAGCAGACCAGACCCGTCTGGGCGTGTTGCTCTGCATCAACGGTACGGGTATCCTGAACTCTTGGATAAAGCGTACGGTTGTGCCCGAAGGCGTATCGTATGCTGAAATGAACGACTTGGCGGATCAGGCTCCGATTGGGGCAGGTGGTATCAGTATCCTTCCTTTCGGTAACGGAGCGGAACGTATGCTGCAGAACAAAGAGGCGGGATGTTCCATCCACGGCGTCAACTTTAACCTCCATACACGCAATCATCTTATCCGTGCTGCTCAAGAGGGCATCGTCTTCTCTTTCAAATATGGTATCGACATTATGAAAGGCATGGGAATGGATGTACGGAAAATCCATGCCGGGCATGCCAATATGTTCCTTAGCCCGATATTCCGCAACACGCTGGCTGGCGTAACGGGAGCGGTCATCGAACTTTATGATACCGACGGATCGGTAGGTGCGGCAAAAGGGGCAGGCATGGGTGCCGGTATTTATAAGGACAACAACGAGGCATTCGCTACATTGGACAAGCTGGCGGTTATCGAACCTGCTGAGGCCGATAAGGCAGCATACGAAGATGCATATCAGCGCTGGCTGGAATGGATGCATAAGGTAGGTTTTTAA
- a CDS encoding mannose-1-phosphate guanylyltransferase → MNQSNNHVVVMAGGVGSRFWPMSTTDFPKQFIDVLGCGKTLLQLTVDRFREVCEPGNMWVVTSAAYADLVKEQLPDIDSEHILLEPCRRNTAPCIAYVSWKIKARNPRANIVVTPSDHIVLDQREFVRVINSALKFTADSDAVVTLGMKATRPETGYGYIEGDLSMACPSNKEIYRVDAFKEKPDLETAKRYLQRKNYFWNAGIFIWNVNTIVNAMRVYQPAMAKTFEGLLPYYYTDKEQELIDEHFPMCENISIDYAIMEKADEIYVFPAAFGWSDLGTWGSLHDNMKKDAHNNVCIGENIYLHESRNCIVHTTQEKKVIVQGLDGYIIAEKNDRLLICRLSEEQRIKDFASE, encoded by the coding sequence ATGAATCAGAGTAATAATCATGTAGTAGTGATGGCGGGAGGAGTAGGAAGCCGTTTTTGGCCGATGAGCACTACTGATTTTCCCAAGCAGTTTATTGATGTATTAGGGTGTGGAAAGACCTTGCTTCAGCTGACGGTGGACCGTTTTCGTGAAGTGTGCGAACCGGGGAATATGTGGGTTGTTACCTCGGCGGCTTATGCCGATTTGGTGAAAGAGCAATTGCCCGATATCGATTCGGAGCATATATTGCTTGAACCTTGCCGGAGAAATACGGCTCCGTGTATTGCGTACGTAAGCTGGAAGATAAAGGCGCGAAATCCGCGAGCCAATATCGTGGTGACTCCGAGCGACCATATCGTACTGGACCAGCGTGAGTTTGTACGGGTCATTAATTCTGCCTTGAAGTTTACGGCAGATTCGGATGCTGTGGTAACGCTGGGCATGAAGGCTACCCGTCCTGAAACAGGCTATGGCTATATCGAAGGAGACCTTTCGATGGCATGTCCTTCCAATAAGGAAATCTATCGGGTGGATGCGTTCAAGGAAAAGCCGGACTTGGAGACTGCCAAACGTTATTTGCAACGGAAGAATTATTTTTGGAATGCAGGGATATTTATATGGAACGTGAATACGATAGTCAACGCCATGCGGGTTTACCAGCCTGCAATGGCAAAGACATTTGAAGGTTTGCTTCCTTATTATTATACCGATAAAGAGCAAGAACTGATAGACGAGCATTTCCCGATGTGCGAGAACATTTCCATCGATTATGCCATTATGGAGAAAGCCGATGAAATCTATGTATTCCCGGCGGCATTCGGTTGGAGCGATTTGGGTACATGGGGGTCGTTGCATGATAATATGAAGAAAGATGCGCATAACAATGTGTGCATCGGCGAGAATATCTATCTGCATGAAAGCCGGAACTGCATTGTACACACCACACAAGAAAAGAAAGTTATCGTGCAGGGGCTGGACGGGTATATCATAGCCGAAAAAAATGACCGCCTGTTGATTTGTCGCCTGAGCGAGGAGCAACGCATCAAGGATTTTGCAAGCGAGTGA